GAGACAAGATAAATAGTGAAGAAGGAAAAGAGACTCTGTTGCGTGTGGATATTGAGACTGATAACACAGACAGTGGTCGTATAATAATAAGAGATAATGCTGCAGGGATTTATGAGAGCGAATATGCAAGAGCATTCAGGCCAGCGGAGATACCACCGGATAGAACAGGGCTTTGTGAGTTTGGAATGGGCATGAAGAGTGCTGCGTGCTGGTTTGCAAGAAAGTGGAGCGTTAGAACTACCGCATTGGGGGAGCCAGTTGAGCGGACAATTATGTTTGATATTCACAAGATTGTAGAGGATAGAATAGAAGAGTTAGAAATAACTACCAGAGAAGTCCCCGAAGGCCTTCACTATACAGAGATCATACTTACAGGGCTAAATCAAGTGCCTCATGGTCGAACTTTAAGCAAGATTAAAGACCATATTAAAAGCATATACAGGGTATTTCTCAGACAAGGGTTTCTATGTTTAAGCTTTGATAACGAAAAGCTTATATATGAAGATCCAGAGATAATGACCGTGCCGCATTATAGAGATATGTCAGGACCGCCTTTAGAGTGGCGTAAGGATATTGAGTTTGACTTTGGTTTAGGACAAAAAGCAAAGGGCTTTGCTGCACTGAGGGCGAGGGCTTCTACTACAAATGCAGGGTTCGCACTGTTTAGAAGAAAAAGACTGATACAGGGCAGTGGAGACGAGACGTATAGGCCAGAATATATCTTTGGGAAAACGAATAGCTTTCGTTATCAGCGCTTGTTTGGAGAGCTTCATCTTGAGGGATTCGAGATAAGTCATACCAAGGATGGATTTAGATGGGATGAGAATGAGGATGTGTTTCTGGATTTACTTAAAGAACACTTAGAAGCACCGCCACTAAACATGCTCGAGCAAGCTGAACAATACCGTGTTAGGGCATCGCGCGAAGCTCTTAAGGATGGGGCAGAAAGAGCAACAGAAAGAACGGCAGCCGTGATAGAAAGAAAAGTTCCGCCTGTCATAGAGGAGCAAATAAATAAAGAGCCGGATAAAGGACCACCACCGGAGGAGCTGCCAGAAACGAGATTGAGTGCGTCAACGAGAAGGATTGACGTTGAGCTAAATGGACAGCCATGGGAGATAATCATCGAGATTACTATGGACCCGGCAATAGGAGACTGGATTACTATCAGCGATCAATGTGAATCAGAGGATGAACGGAAGAGACGCAGATTGGGAATTAGAATGTCAATAACTCATCCTTTCATGGATCGATTCTGCGGCACAGGCTC
The Thermodesulfobacteriota bacterium DNA segment above includes these coding regions:
- a CDS encoding ATP-binding protein; translated protein: MGFLELIVIKKKSFIVKVLSIKYRGHHCVVGLIGGKMLREACGVQKVNIRPGVSILSVLRHLNYRPWYALAEFVDNSVQSFLTNRDKINSEEGKETLLRVDIETDNTDSGRIIIRDNAAGIYESEYARAFRPAEIPPDRTGLCEFGMGMKSAACWFARKWSVRTTALGEPVERTIMFDIHKIVEDRIEELEITTREVPEGLHYTEIILTGLNQVPHGRTLSKIKDHIKSIYRVFLRQGFLCLSFDNEKLIYEDPEIMTVPHYRDMSGPPLEWRKDIEFDFGLGQKAKGFAALRARASTTNAGFALFRRKRLIQGSGDETYRPEYIFGKTNSFRYQRLFGELHLEGFEISHTKDGFRWDENEDVFLDLLKEHLEAPPLNMLEQAEQYRVRASREALKDGAERATERTAAVIERKVPPVIEEQINKEPDKGPPPEELPETRLSASTRRIDVELNGQPWEIIIEITMDPAIGDWITISDQCESEDERKRRRLGIRMSITHPFMDRFCGTGSENMEALLRVAAAIGLAQTVARDAGATMTSTAIRNINELLRNGLSGP